TGCCAAGCATACTGCCGCCGGTTTCAAGGTGGGAATGTGCGATCTGACCCGGGCAGAGATGTCCTCAAACGGAACGGTGGAGCTACGGGAACAGGAAGCACAGCAGGCTGCCGCAGTGCTGGGCGCGGCGGTGCGGAGTAATCTGGGGCTGCCTGACCGTGGCCTGTATATGACAGAGGGTCATCTGGCGGCTGTAACAGCGGAAATCCGCCGTTATGCTCCGTCCATCGTATTTGCACCTTACTGGGAAGACCGCCATCCCGACCATATTGCCTGCAGTAAGCTGGTGGAGGAAGCGGTATTTAATGCCAAGCTGCGCAAATATATGCCGGACAAGCCTGCCATCCCGGAGCCACAATTATATTTCTACTTCATTAATGATCTCGGACGGACGGATCTGATTGTCGATG
The sequence above is a segment of the Paenibacillus sp. FSL R7-0204 genome. Coding sequences within it:
- the bshB1 gene encoding bacillithiol biosynthesis deacetylase BshB1, which encodes MKLDILVFGAHADDAEIGMAGTIAKHTAAGFKVGMCDLTRAEMSSNGTVELREQEAQQAAAVLGAAVRSNLGLPDRGLYMTEGHLAAVTAEIRRYAPSIVFAPYWEDRHPDHIACSKLVEEAVFNAKLRKYMPDKPAIPEPQLYFYFINDLGRTDLIVDVTAQYPLKEQALSCYRSQFGIAPGEDAVATPLTEGYIDRVRSRDMLLGQRRLIPYAEGFAGKVPYTVDLFSAERG